GGTGGACCGTTGTATCCGCCGCTCCAAGCCTTTCTCATGGCACCACTTGCGCAAAGCGATCACCCGCAATGGGCGTACTTCACCTTGCAGTGGTGCATTCTCGGGTTCGGACTGCTCGCCGGTCTCGGAATCTCGGTGTTATCGCGCGGACAGATTTGGTGGTCAGTGGCCACGCTGTTGATTCTGGTGTTCCCCGGCTTTCGCGGAAGTTTGCAACTGGGGCAGAATCCCGCCTTGTCGTTGCTGCTGTTGGTGTGGGGTTGGGTGTTTCTGACGCGTGGGCGACCGATTGTTGGCGGAATCGTTTGGGGCTGTTTGGCGTTCAAACCCGTTTGGGCGGTGTCGTTTCTGCTGATGCCGCTTTTGCTTCGGCAGTGGAAGTTTCTGGCTGCGATGTGTGTGACTGGCGGGTCGCTGGTGCTGCTAACGCTCCCCGTCACTGGGATCGGCGTTTGGAAAGAGTGGCTCGCGGTCGGATCATTGGCATCTTCGCTTTATGATGTGGATTACAACTGGGTGCATCTCAGCCGCGATTTGTTTGGCATTCCGCGCCGATTCTTGCTCGATTGGGAGATTCCCCGAGATGATCGCAACACCTGGGTGGCGAATGTCGCCAGTTGGGGGTTATGGCTGCTGATCTTCGATGCCACGATTCGCATCTACTTGCCGGGGTGTCGCTTCCGTCAATCTGGCGGGTATGCGAGCGATTCGCGATTCGCCCACCGTTCGCACACGCTGCCGCTGATCGGCCCGTTGCCCGCGTTCCTGGCGTTCGCATGCTGGTTACTCTGTTATCACTTCATGTATTACGATGCATTGCTGAGTCTGTTTGGCTTCGTGCTGCTGTTGGCGAATTGGAAATCGTGGCTGGTCCCGGTGCGACTGCGATTCGATTCTCCGACTGCAAATTCGCCGCATATTCTTCTCAATTCGTGGGTTGTGACGATTCTGGGGTTGATGATTCTCCTGGAATGTCTGCTTTATGGGTTGAAGGCTGAAGCGACGCTGTTGGCGCATCATTTTGATCGGATTCAGACTCTTCCCGATGGATCGACCAAGTTGTGGACGCCGACTTTGCATATTGGCACGGATTATTTGTATCCTTGGGAAACCATCGGTGTCCTGCTGATGTGGGGTTGGTGTGCCGTGCGGCTGCTTACGGGAGACTCGGATGCCGATCGAAAAAATCGAAGCGATTGCCAAATCGAATCAAGCGAAAAAAGTCGTGAGTCTGGTCGATGAGTTCAAGCGATTCGCATTCAAAGGGAACGTAATCGATCTCGCGGTGGGGGTGGTCATCGGGGCGGCGTTCGGAAAAATTACCGAATCGCTGGTCAAGAATGTCATCATGCCCATGGTGGCTGTGGTCATGCCGACCGAGCAAAGTTACGCTACCTGGAAACTAACAATTGGTGGTCAGACAGTTCCGTATGGGATCTTTCTGGCAGATGTCGTCAATTTCGTGATTGTCGCGGCGGTTCTCTTCCTCTTCGTCAAGAAATTCCTGGCGTGGGTGGTGCGGTCTCGGGAAGAGGTCGCCGCCGTGGTCCCGCCGACCAAGGAAGAGGAGTTGCTTCAGCAAATTCGCGATCTCCTGCAAGCGCAAGTGGCAATGAGTCAATCGCTTCCGTCAAATCCTTCCAACACGCCAGCGGGAACTTCGCCATCGACCGCTTCAAATGCGGGAGGGAATGCGAAGACGGATTCTCCGAAAACATGAAATTTTCTTGGCGATCGGCATGCCGCTGGGGTTCAATGGGCTCAGCCTTCCAATCCTTGCCATGCTGTCCTACCGGGATCGCCCAATGATGCGTCCGCGATTTGTGCTGTCTCTTGTCATTTCGGTGTTCGGAATTTCTGGAATTGCTGCGGACTGGCCGACCTGGCGCGGCCCAACGCGCGACGGCATCAGCACGGAACGCGAATTCCCGACACAATGGAGTGCGACCGAAAACATCGCCTGGAAGGTAGCGTTGCCCGGAGGCGGGCATTCTTCGCCGATTGTCTCCGGTGATCGAATTTTCGTTACAGCGTGCAAGGAATCGACTCAGGAACGGTTGCTGCTCTGTTACTCGCGTGATGATGGCAAACTCATTTGGCAGCAAACGGTGTTGACCGCGCCGCTGGAAAAGAAGCACGGTCTGAACAGCTTTGCCAGCAGTACCCCCGCGACCGATGGCAAGTTCGTGTATGTGTCATTTCTTGACGGAAAGCGAATGCAGGTCGCGTGTTACGATCTCGATGGCAAGCGGATTTGGGCGCAATCGCCGGGCGAATTCCACTCCAAGCATGGATTTTGTAGCCCGCCGTTGATTGATGGCGATTTGGTGATTTTCAACGGCGATCAAGATGCGCTCGCCTATCTGGTGGCTTACGACAAAGCCACGGGGCAGGAACGCTGGCGGGCGGATCGGCCCAATCGAACTCGTTCGTACTGTCCCCCGATTGTGATCGAAGCGGCGGGTCGGCGGCAACTGGTGCTGTCCGGAAGTAAGTCGGTGGCCAGTTATGATGTGGCGACCGGCCAGCAAATTTGGGTGATGGACGGCCCGACGGAGCAGTTTGTTGCCTCGCTGGTTTACCACCAAGGACTGCTGTTTCTCACGGCTGGCTATCCGACCTATCACATTATGGCGATTCGTCCCAATCTCACGGGGAACGTCACCAAGTCGGCCGTGGTTTGGCACGAGACCAAAGGCGCAGCGTATGTACCTTCCCCAATCGCTTGGGGGGATTGTGTTTACGTCGTAGCAGATGGCGGTGTCGCGAGTTGTCTCGATGTGAAGACGGGCAAGCGACATTGGATGGAACGACTGGGGCGACACCACAGCGCCTCGCCAGTGGCCGCCAATGGGCTGCTCTACTTTCTGGATGATGACGGGGCGATGCACATTGTCAAAGCCGGAACCGAATTTGATGTGATCGGCAAGAATAAACTCGGCGAAGCGTGCTATGCCTCGCCGGCGCTGTCGAATGGGCAAATTTTCATTCGAGGCGAGAAGCATCTGTTTTGCATTGGAGCGAAAGCCGCCAATCGCTGATCGTGGATCGTAAGAAAATTTCATCTGTCGGAATTTCGCTTGCCTTCATCGGCTCAGGAAGGCATGATAGAAGTCTCTCCCCGATGCGCATGATCGGCAACGGTCTGCGCTCACCCACGCTGCGTTTCTGCCGGCCTGCTTGACGGAGAATGGCCATGCTGCGAGTACTCGGTTCGCCCAAGCGAATGTGCGACGGAATGACCCGTCGCGATGCCATCATTGCCGGGGGATTGGGGGGGCTAGGCATCGGCCTGGAGGGGTTCCTCCGCCAACAAGCGGCCCAAGCGGCCTCGCCTCGGGAGAGTGTCGCCAATTCGCTGCCGGGCTTCGGTCGCGCCAAATCGGTGATTCTGCTGTTTCTCTACGGCAGCCCCAGCCAGCTTGAAACTTTCGATATGAAGCCGGACGCCCCCGCCGAAATCCGCGGGGAGATGAAGCCGATTCGCTCATCGTTGCCCGGGCTGGATGTCTGCGAACTGCTGCCATCGACCGCCAAAGTCATGGACAAAGTCAGTGTGATTCGCAGCGTCACCCACAAGCATCCCATTCACGGGGTGGCATTTGCGACAACGGGCGTGCCGGATATCGATGTGCCGATGGAGTTGAACCCGCACGATCAACGGCATTGGCCGTTCATCGGTTCGGTGGTGACCTATCTCGAACAGCAACGCAATCCCCGCAGTGCGCAAAAGCCGGTGCCCGATAACATTGCGCTGCCTTGGGCGTTCTCCAGTCGCCGCGTCGGGGAAGTGCAGCGGGCCGGTCCCTATGCCGCGTTTCTGGGCAGTGCCTACAATCCCCACTACGCCGAATTCGAAGGCAAAGCCAATGCGAAGATCACGAAAATGCTTCGCAACGAATATGTGGAATTCGACGAGCCGTATGTCGGGATCAGCCGCGATTGCAAATTCAATCTCGGCGATGCGACAAAGATGACCAGTGAAATGACGATTGACCGATTGAATCACCGGAAGTCGTTGTTGGATCAACTGGATACGGCACGTCGGCAATTCGATACGTCCGCCGCGACCAAGTCGATGGACAAGCATCGGGCGATGGCGTATTCGCTGATTGGCAGCGATGCGGTGCGAACGGCGTTGGATGTGCAGCGCGAATCGATGTCCGTGCGCGATCAATACGGGCATACGGTCTTTGGCCAAGGCTGTCTCGCCGCACGCCGGTTGGTCGAAGCGGGGTCGAAATTTGTCACCGTGTTCTGGGACGAATTCGGGCTCGCTGGGTCGGGGTGGGATACGCACTGGGAACATTACCCGCGGATGCGAAATGAGTTGATGCCCGGCTTCGACAAAGGCTTCTACGGTCTCATCAATGACTTGCAGCAACGGGGCACGTTGGACGATACCCTGGTGGTCTGCCTCAGCGAACATGGCCGCACGCCGAAAATTCAGAATGTCAAAGGTGGGGGCCGCGATCACTGGTCCCGAGCGTATTCGGTGGTGATGGCTGGGGCGGGGCTGAAGCGCGGATTTGTGCTGGGCAAGACCGATAGCATTGGTGGGGATGTGGTCGATCGGCCAATCTCGCCGAAAGATATTCTGGCGACGATTTATCACTTGCTCGGGATTGATCTGGAAACGCATCTGTTCGACCGCACCAATCGGCCTCAGATTCTCGTGCCCGGCGGTCAGGTGATTCCGGAAATTATTGCGTGAGCCGAAACGATGTCGCCGAATCGGGAAAGTCAACTCCCCCGATTCGGCGATGATTCGTTAGTCCACTTGGAAGGTGAATTCGTTGACAGTCCCCTTTTTCACCGATGCTTTCAGCACCGGCTTTTGCGGATTGCTGTAGATCGGCTTCAGTTTGGAAACACCCGCATTCCCGCCTTCACCCAGCGAGAATTTCGGCTGCTTCGCCGATTTCGGACGCCAATCGACGGTCACCCCGTATTCCCCTTCCGGGGCACCATCTTCATTTGCGTATGTGGTCAGTGCGAAGGTTCCATCGTCTTTGACGGTCGCAAATGGTTTGCCGCCAATTTGTTTCTCGACATCAGGCGACGTCGGATGGAAGACCACCAACGCGCCAGCGGGGATTGTCGATTGCTGGTAAACCACCTTGCCTTTGACGGGGATGACGTCGGGGCGGGTTGGGCCATTGGAGCAACCGATCATCACGACGGCCAGGATCAACCCAGCCGTCAGTCGTCGCCATTTCGAAATCACGATCACGAGTGCATTCTCCAAGCCGATTAGTCGATTGAGGGGCTGACTTCCGACGGAGTCAAGCCACCGCCTTGTGCGGTGATCAGCGCCGCATAGGTTTGCGGCGAGATGCTATCGCGGATGAATCGCACCGAACCATCGGTGAAGACATGGTTTGCGCCGCCGGTGTGGAAGGCGTAGGTTTCGTTATCGTTATCGCAATTGATGACGCAATTGCCCGGCCCGGTGCTGGTCGGCGGATTGGTGGCACGGTTGACGGTGACCCCGTCCAACCCGTAATCGGATTCGTGGTCGCCCCAGCCGCCATCGGTTTGGCTGCTGGCATTGACGCGCACGCCACCAATCCAGCGTTCCGGTCGGCCCGCATCTTCAAACAGCAGAATCGTGTTGGAGGTACCGTCGGTGATGCCGGTGATGGCGATTGGCGAGGAAGCGCCGATTCCGACCAGGCCCAGCCCCGCCCCCTTGGCGTCGAATCGCATCGCCCCGGCCAAGGTCACCGAGGTGGTTCCTGCCGGGTAGCCAAAGAAGTTGATCGAGCCAGTGTTGATGGAAGTACAGGTGGCGTAATCACTTGGGGCCGTCGTGTACGGGAAGGTCGCCACGAACGATTTGGTGCCGCTCATCAACGTGGTTGCAGGACGTGGAGTCGATGGGCAGATGAACGTCTTCACCGGCGTGCGAACGACTGCGGCGTTATCCGGCGTGCCCGGCACAATCGTGGGCGAGGAGAGCCAGGGGAAGTTCAGGTTGTAGTTGCGGAACAGGTTTTCCTGCTCGATGAACGGCAACAGATTCACGGCCCAGGAATGCAGAATCAGCGGGTAGGGGAATCCGGGTTGGCCCGCGCTTCCCGGTGCGGCTCCCACATTGATGACCAGACTGGGCGGAAGCGTCCCGTTGGACGATTCGAAATTGGCGGCGGCCAGCCCCAACTGTTTCAGGTTGTTTTGGCAGGTCATTCGAGCGGCGGCTTCGCGGACCTTTTGGACCGCCGGCAGCAACAACCCGATGAGGATGGCAATGATGGCGATGACCACCAAGAGTTCAATCAGCGTGAACCCAAGCCGAGATCGACGGCAGCGGATGCGAGACATGCCTACATACCTCGAAGAATCGACGAAAAAGAGCGTCTGAAATGAGGATAGTCGACTTCGAGAACCGAAGGGACCATTCCAGCTCGAAGAAGTCCAATCTTCATGAGATGTTCGGGTGGTCGTCATGGTTTCTTCATGAATGGGCGAGAATCATGAAGAAATCCGCAAAAACAACAACCCCCAGCCGTCCGAAGAGCGACTGGGGGCCAGGTTATTCGGGATCATCCCGGACAGAGGTTACTTGCCGGCGACATCCTTCGCCGATTCGGCAGCCGCCGGGGAGATTCGCACCGACAGCGGATCAACCCAATGCTTGCTATCGGCGTCGTAGTACAGATAGGCACGGCTGGCCGGCCCACGATACTCACCGGGCAGATCGGCGATCAGATCGACGGGGATCTCAATGACCTGATCGGCCTTCATGGTTCGCCAGTAGAGAATCAACTCCCGTCCGCGAATCTCGAAGTAACTCAATCGCGGAGCCGTTCCATCCTTGGGAATTTCCGTCAATCGTTTGAGTTGCTTCATATCTTCGGGCACCTTCAACCCAGCGGGCAGGCCGACGATGGCCGTCACCATCCCGGTCGATTTGGGCTGCGTGTTTTGCACCAGCACATCCAACCGCACAGTTTCGCCTTCGGTCAGGTCGGTCTTGGGCAGCAGCGTCGTGAGCTTGATTGGGAGTTTCTCCGCCGATGCGGGCTTGAGCGACCGAGCCGACCAACTCAGAGAAAACGGCATGCCGGATTTCGTGGTCAGGTTGAGCGTCAGCAGATTCTTGCCCGGCTTGAGCAGCTTTTCCGAATCGGTGATGAGCAGCGAAATCGTGTCGCGATCATCCTTGGTGAAATCGCGGCTGGCCACGACTTTGCCATCCAGTTCGATGCTCAGCGTCCCGGCTTCGGCGGGGCGTCGGGTGGCATCGGCATAGCGAACCAGCGCCTTGAGCGCGAGAACCGTCGATTGCGTGGCCCCGAAGGTGCCGCCGCCGTCGCGTTGCTTGCCGATCCACTTCGCCGCCTTCACCACCGATTGATGGTAGTTCTTGTCATCGTTCGCCTTCAGCCAAGCCAGAATCGCGAGCGATGTCGTTTCGATTTGCAGATAGCGACCGCTGGATTGCGTGATGCTGGTTTCGGCCTTGTCGAGATAGCCATCCGCATGTTGGTTGGCCGTCAGTTGACCGAGGATCACCGCCGCTTCCGCGTTCATGCCCCGATTCAGGAGCACATTCGCCAGCACCGCCAGGAAGTACGAATCGTTCGAGGTCTTGGCCGTGGCTTGCAGTTGGGCAATCTCGGCATCCAACGGCAATTTCCCGGAATCAGCCAGCACCCGTTCCGATTCGGTGAGTGCCCAGACGATGTAGGCATTGGTGATCTGCTGCGGGGCACCCCCGAAGGCATCCAGCGCCCGCGGATTCCGCTTGAAGCCACCGTTGCCGTCGCGTTGATCCAGCAGATATTGCTGCGTTCGCTTGAGCATGGCGTCATCCACCGGCATCACCCGCTTCATATCCAGAAA
This DNA window, taken from Tuwongella immobilis, encodes the following:
- a CDS encoding glycosyltransferase family 87 protein, with amino-acid sequence MNPNLIWLAGYVLHPITRAVAAWLLVVAVATGQWVHARYQAFEDWRSPDDPERRVDGNHGHTTIDFGGQWLMGRMLTSGNIERLYHRDIQWLVLSRAMPRSQESPTAVDHDVELLMQACIGQDDPERPAIVAGTLAVLAGSPIAPVTIGLGLPPITKAVSKSLTLASVDRLQHPPLPFNRGGPLYPPLQAFLMAPLAQSDHPQWAYFTLQWCILGFGLLAGLGISVLSRGQIWWSVATLLILVFPGFRGSLQLGQNPALSLLLLVWGWVFLTRGRPIVGGIVWGCLAFKPVWAVSFLLMPLLLRQWKFLAAMCVTGGSLVLLTLPVTGIGVWKEWLAVGSLASSLYDVDYNWVHLSRDLFGIPRRFLLDWEIPRDDRNTWVANVASWGLWLLIFDATIRIYLPGCRFRQSGGYASDSRFAHRSHTLPLIGPLPAFLAFACWLLCYHFMYYDALLSLFGFVLLLANWKSWLVPVRLRFDSPTANSPHILLNSWVVTILGLMILLECLLYGLKAEATLLAHHFDRIQTLPDGSTKLWTPTLHIGTDYLYPWETIGVLLMWGWCAVRLLTGDSDADRKNRSDCQIESSEKSRESGR
- a CDS encoding PQQ-like beta-propeller repeat protein, whose protein sequence is MMRPRFVLSLVISVFGISGIAADWPTWRGPTRDGISTEREFPTQWSATENIAWKVALPGGGHSSPIVSGDRIFVTACKESTQERLLLCYSRDDGKLIWQQTVLTAPLEKKHGLNSFASSTPATDGKFVYVSFLDGKRMQVACYDLDGKRIWAQSPGEFHSKHGFCSPPLIDGDLVIFNGDQDALAYLVAYDKATGQERWRADRPNRTRSYCPPIVIEAAGRRQLVLSGSKSVASYDVATGQQIWVMDGPTEQFVASLVYHQGLLFLTAGYPTYHIMAIRPNLTGNVTKSAVVWHETKGAAYVPSPIAWGDCVYVVADGGVASCLDVKTGKRHWMERLGRHHSASPVAANGLLYFLDDDGAMHIVKAGTEFDVIGKNKLGEACYASPALSNGQIFIRGEKHLFCIGAKAANR
- a CDS encoding DUF1559 domain-containing protein, which codes for MSRIRCRRSRLGFTLIELLVVIAIIAILIGLLLPAVQKVREAAARMTCQNNLKQLGLAAANFESSNGTLPPSLVINVGAAPGSAGQPGFPYPLILHSWAVNLLPFIEQENLFRNYNLNFPWLSSPTIVPGTPDNAAVVRTPVKTFICPSTPRPATTLMSGTKSFVATFPYTTAPSDYATCTSINTGSINFFGYPAGTTSVTLAGAMRFDAKGAGLGLVGIGASSPIAITGITDGTSNTILLFEDAGRPERWIGGVRVNASSQTDGGWGDHESDYGLDGVTVNRATNPPTSTGPGNCVINCDNDNETYAFHTGGANHVFTDGSVRFIRDSISPQTYAALITAQGGGLTPSEVSPSID
- a CDS encoding DUF1501 domain-containing protein, yielding MLRVLGSPKRMCDGMTRRDAIIAGGLGGLGIGLEGFLRQQAAQAASPRESVANSLPGFGRAKSVILLFLYGSPSQLETFDMKPDAPAEIRGEMKPIRSSLPGLDVCELLPSTAKVMDKVSVIRSVTHKHPIHGVAFATTGVPDIDVPMELNPHDQRHWPFIGSVVTYLEQQRNPRSAQKPVPDNIALPWAFSSRRVGEVQRAGPYAAFLGSAYNPHYAEFEGKANAKITKMLRNEYVEFDEPYVGISRDCKFNLGDATKMTSEMTIDRLNHRKSLLDQLDTARRQFDTSAATKSMDKHRAMAYSLIGSDAVRTALDVQRESMSVRDQYGHTVFGQGCLAARRLVEAGSKFVTVFWDEFGLAGSGWDTHWEHYPRMRNELMPGFDKGFYGLINDLQQRGTLDDTLVVCLSEHGRTPKIQNVKGGGRDHWSRAYSVVMAGAGLKRGFVLGKTDSIGGDVVDRPISPKDILATIYHLLGIDLETHLFDRTNRPQILVPGGQVIPEIIA